A genomic window from Camelina sativa cultivar DH55 chromosome 2, Cs, whole genome shotgun sequence includes:
- the LOC104749952 gene encoding myb-like protein P codes for MTSTKPLFNVNTSNVTKLNDVNYLMWSLQLHALIDGYELAGYLDGSHPAPSPTVTVDAVVTPNPDYTFWKRQDRLLYSALLGAISPTVQPLVSRAVTAAEVWTTLASIFAKPSRGHVQGIKTQIKVWTKGNMTIDEYDQIEKILEGLPEDYKPVVDQIEGKDVPPTIHDVHERLRNRESRLLAAAAVTPTPFPVSANVVHHRMDNANVTNNNNTNTRNNGRSRNHSQQSCSFNNNNNNWQPSQ; via the exons ATGACCTCCACCAAACCTCTCTTCAATGTTAACACATCCAATGTTACTAAACTCAATGACGTCAACTACCTGATGTGGAGTCTCCAACTCCATGCTTTGATTGATGGCTATGAACTAGCCGGCTACCTCGACGGATCTCATCCTGCGCCGTCTCCTACTGTCACCGTTGATGCTGTCGTCACACCAAACCCGGATTACACCTTTTGGAAACGCCAAGATCGCCTCCTCTACAGTGCCTTGCTTGGTGCAATCTCTCCCACAGTGCAACCGCTGGTGTCGCGTGCCGTTACCGCTGCTGAGGTTTGGACAACTCTTGCTTCCATTTTCGCTAAACCGAGTCGCGGCCATGTTCAAGGGATCAAAACTCAGATTAAGGTATGGACTAAAGGCAACATGACTATTGATGAGTAT GATCAAATTGAGAAAATTCTTGAAGGTCTTCCCGAAGACTACAAGCCGGTTGTTGATCAGATAGAGGGAAAGGATGTTCCTCCTACGATCCATGATGTCCATGAACGTCTCCGTAACCGTGAGTCTCGTCTCCTTGCCGCTGCCGCTGTCACTCCGACCCCGTTCCCGGTCTCCGCGAATGTTGTTCATCATCGTATGGACAATGCAAACGTCACcaataacaacaacaccaacactCGCAACAATGGTCGCTCCCGCAACCATTCTCAACAGTCTTGCTCcttcaacaacaataacaacaactgGCAGCCCTCTCAATAA